In Temnothorax longispinosus isolate EJ_2023e chromosome 10, Tlon_JGU_v1, whole genome shotgun sequence, a single window of DNA contains:
- the LOC139820782 gene encoding uncharacterized protein isoform X1: MISVLLAGCVTILSVISVQTINLDQSSRDDASEIKSFNNTHSNHQGRFFPLFSVVRFANSECLSSIDQLNGTCFTRRECINYGGNPSGSCANGLGTCCVFQKSCGSTTNMNNTYFVSPRYPITYRGGERCTITVQRCNSNICQLRLDFLEATWAQPNATGFCDLDVFLVSGGSSTVPRICGENTNQHAYVDFNGATPITISVDTNADYAFDRRWNIRIQQIACDSVCKGTFPSLPHHTEILAKLSFASVLAPNGCLQYYKTVSGTVMSFNFGTTENVRAPQIGTRQMVNHRYGVCVRMALGYCSIEWSQADIFSFSVSGDTGTIGSDIIGTDLVAESGDSCINDFVIIPDPRENGVAVNTDRFCGNGFITKTSNLKPFVLYVVTNGDEVQEVQNKGFRLMFRQLPCAV, translated from the exons ATGATCAGCGTACTATTAGCCGGCTGCGTTACTATCTTGTCTGTCATAAGCGTTCAGACTATTAATTTGGATCAATCCTCGAGAGATGATGCTTCGGAGATCAAATCGTTTAATAATACCCATTCCAATCATCAGGGAAGGT TCTTCCCGCTATTCAGCGTCGTGCGTTTCGCTAACTCCGAGTGCTTGTCGAGCATCGATCAGCTTAATGGCACGTGCTTCACGAGGCGAGAATGCATTAATTACGGCGGTAACCCGTCGGGATCGTGCGCCAACGGATTGGGCACTTGCTGCGTGT TTCAAAAGTCTTGCGGTTCCACCACCAACATGAACAACACGTACTTCGTAAGCCCGAGATACCCCATCACTTATCGCGGCGGAGAACGATGCACGATCACGGTGCAGCGCTGTAATTCTAACATATGTCAG TTACGACTGGATTTTCTGGAGGCCACCTGGGCCCAGCCCAATGCAACTGGATTTTGCGACTTGGACGTGTTTCTGGTGTCGGGAGGCTCGTCCACGGTGCCCCGAATATGCGGAGAGAACACCAATCAGCATG CGTACGTCGACTTCAATGGAGCAACGCCGATCACGATATCCGTCGACACCAACGCGGATTACGCGTTCGACCGACGCTGGAATATAAGGATTCAACAAATAGCATGTGATTCTGTGTGCAAAGGTACGTTTCCATCATTACCTCATCACACTGAGATACTTGCGAAACTGTCTTTCGCTTCTGTTTTAGCTCCCAATGGATGCTTACAATATTACAAGACTGTCTCCGGCACCGTGATGAGCTTCAACTTTGGTACAACGGAAAATGTCCGAG CCCCTCAGATTGGAACGCGACAAATGGTGAATCATCGTTACGGCGTGTGCGTCAGGATGGCTCTGGGATACTGCAGCATCGAGTGGTCGCAAGCAGATATATTCTCCTTTTCCGTTTCTGGAGACACAGGAACGATTGGTTCGGACATAATAG GTACGGACTTGGTGGCAGAATCCGGAGATAGCTGCATCAACGATTTCGTGATTATACCCGACCCGCGTGAAAATGGCGTTGCCGTTAATACAGATAGATTTTGCGGAAATGGATTTATAACTAAAACAT CGAACTTGAAGCCGTTCGTACTTTACGTCGTTACCAACGGCGATGAGGTGCAAGAGGTCCAAAACAAAGGATTCCGACTTATGTTTCGTCAGCTGCCTTGCGCAGTTTAA
- the LOC139820782 gene encoding uncharacterized protein isoform X2, producing MISVLLAGCVTILSVISVQTINLDQSSRDDASEIKSFNNTHSNHQGRFFPLFSVVRFANSECLSSIDQLNGTCFTRRECINYGGNPSGSCANGLGTCCVFQKSCGSTTNMNNTYFVSPRYPITYRGGERCTITVQRCNSNICQLRLDFLEATWAQPNATGFCDLDVFLVSGGSSTVPRICGENTNQHAYVDFNGATPITISVDTNADYAFDRRWNIRIQQIACDSVCKAPNGCLQYYKTVSGTVMSFNFGTTENVRAPQIGTRQMVNHRYGVCVRMALGYCSIEWSQADIFSFSVSGDTGTIGSDIIGTDLVAESGDSCINDFVIIPDPRENGVAVNTDRFCGNGFITKTSNLKPFVLYVVTNGDEVQEVQNKGFRLMFRQLPCAV from the exons ATGATCAGCGTACTATTAGCCGGCTGCGTTACTATCTTGTCTGTCATAAGCGTTCAGACTATTAATTTGGATCAATCCTCGAGAGATGATGCTTCGGAGATCAAATCGTTTAATAATACCCATTCCAATCATCAGGGAAGGT TCTTCCCGCTATTCAGCGTCGTGCGTTTCGCTAACTCCGAGTGCTTGTCGAGCATCGATCAGCTTAATGGCACGTGCTTCACGAGGCGAGAATGCATTAATTACGGCGGTAACCCGTCGGGATCGTGCGCCAACGGATTGGGCACTTGCTGCGTGT TTCAAAAGTCTTGCGGTTCCACCACCAACATGAACAACACGTACTTCGTAAGCCCGAGATACCCCATCACTTATCGCGGCGGAGAACGATGCACGATCACGGTGCAGCGCTGTAATTCTAACATATGTCAG TTACGACTGGATTTTCTGGAGGCCACCTGGGCCCAGCCCAATGCAACTGGATTTTGCGACTTGGACGTGTTTCTGGTGTCGGGAGGCTCGTCCACGGTGCCCCGAATATGCGGAGAGAACACCAATCAGCATG CGTACGTCGACTTCAATGGAGCAACGCCGATCACGATATCCGTCGACACCAACGCGGATTACGCGTTCGACCGACGCTGGAATATAAGGATTCAACAAATAGCATGTGATTCTGTGTGCAAAG CTCCCAATGGATGCTTACAATATTACAAGACTGTCTCCGGCACCGTGATGAGCTTCAACTTTGGTACAACGGAAAATGTCCGAG CCCCTCAGATTGGAACGCGACAAATGGTGAATCATCGTTACGGCGTGTGCGTCAGGATGGCTCTGGGATACTGCAGCATCGAGTGGTCGCAAGCAGATATATTCTCCTTTTCCGTTTCTGGAGACACAGGAACGATTGGTTCGGACATAATAG GTACGGACTTGGTGGCAGAATCCGGAGATAGCTGCATCAACGATTTCGTGATTATACCCGACCCGCGTGAAAATGGCGTTGCCGTTAATACAGATAGATTTTGCGGAAATGGATTTATAACTAAAACAT CGAACTTGAAGCCGTTCGTACTTTACGTCGTTACCAACGGCGATGAGGTGCAAGAGGTCCAAAACAAAGGATTCCGACTTATGTTTCGTCAGCTGCCTTGCGCAGTTTAA